The genomic window ATGCTCAGGGAGCGTCCGACCGTCGCGATGGGCGTGATGCGCGTCCTCGCGTACCGCCTTGCCGAACGCGGTCTGGAGTCCGGCGAGTGAGCTACGGCACTTCGGCGGTCGGACCAACGACGAGCGCGTCCATCGGGTGACCCTTCAGCAAAACGCTCCGGCGCTCGAATCCATCGCCGGGAAGTGATGCCGCCGCGGCCGCTTCCGTCGTGATGAGGATCTCTCCGATCGCCGCCTGCGATGCCAGGTGTGCGGCGATGTTCACCGGGTCGCCGAGCGCCGTGAAGTCGCTCGCGTTTGCGGAGCCGACGATCCCCACGAAGGCCGTCCCAGTGTGGACGCCGGCTCCGAGCGGGACCCACGGCGCATCGGCCGAGCCGTGTCCGGTCGCCCGAAGCAGCGCATCGGCGGCTTCGAACGCCTTCCGTGCGTGGTCACCACCGGCGAGGAACGGCACGAACAAGCCGACGACCGCATCGCCCACGAACTTCTCGATGATCGCGTCGTGCTCGACGAGCACTTCCCGCGACACCTTGTAGAAGCGATTCATCAGACGTGTGAACTCGAACACGGGCATCTCTCGCGCGAGCTTGCTCGACCCGCGGACGTCGGCGAACAACATCGACACCTCGACGTCTGCGCCCCGGACGTCGCTCGCGTCGTCTGGGGCCGGACACGCCTTCGCCTGAGTCGCGATACCGCGGAAACACCGGCCGCAGATGTTCGGGTTCTTCTCCCACGGGGTGAAGCCGTACCGGCGAAGGATGAGCGCGCCCGGCGCGCTGAACGGCGCCTTGCAGAGCTTGCATCGGGGATTCGACGGCATGAATCGAAGAGGACTTTTGTGCTGGAGGTGCGGATGGGTTCCTCGAAGGAACTCCCGCCATTCGTCCTCGGGCGTTGCGAAGCTCGTCACGGCCCGGAGCTTACGAGTGTTGTGACGGCCCCGCCCGCGGAAGGTCTTAAGTCAACCGCCTCTACCACGTCTCCTTGTGCACGACGTCAACGGTGGCGCGCCGGTTCGGCCGAGAGATCGGGCTGAGCGGCCGGTCGTCCGGGTAGCCCAGCGCCACGAGCACCGGGCACTCCCGATCGGCCGGAAGGTCGAGGATCCGCCGGGCCAGGTCCTGATCGCCGACGGACGCGTGGCCGCTCCCGATCCCCAGATCAGCCGCGGCGAGCATGATCGACATCGTCGCCTGGCCGAGGTCGTAGTTGATGAGGTCGCGGTCCTCGCCCGGCTCGGTCACCGGCACGACGAGCGCCACGGTCGCCGCCGAGTAAGCGACGTGCGATGCGTACTTCCAGATGTCGGCAAGTTGCTGCAGCCGCTCGCGGTCGGTGACGACGACGAAGTCCCACGGCTGTCCGTTCATCGACGACGGCGCTCGGCGCGCTGCCTCGAGGATGCGGTCGAGGTCCTTCTCCTCGATCGCGCGGTCCGCGTACCGTCGCACGTTCCGGCGTGCTCGAAGAGCATCCCAGGTTTCCATGACGGAGCACGATAGCCGGAGCCGCTAGGCCGGCGCAGCGATGCGAACGTCATGCGTCCGCTGGCCGTCGGTGAGGAACCCCGCGAGCCGGTCGCCCTCGTCCGCGACCTCGGCGCGTTCACCGCGTGTGAGCCGGCGGAACGGCTCGATGCGAAGCGTCGCCGCATCGCGTTCCCGCTCGAGGATCCATCGCGCTGAGGTGAGCCCGCCGACGAGGACGATGCCCCATCCGACCTCCGTCCAGCGGGCGGTTCCCGGCCCGACGATCCGGGTCCGGTCCTTGTGGCCGATCACCACGTTGTCGTATTCGGGGAGGAACCGCACGGGAGCCGGTGTGTCGACGTTCGGTCGCCGAGCGCTCGGAAGGTCGAACAGCTCACGGCCGTTCTCGTCGACGAAGGTCCGAAGCGACGACCGCATCTGCTCGAACGCGACGCCGAGTCGGGTCAATCCGGACCAGTACTGCGCATCCGCCACGGTGGCGGGCCCGAATGCCGCCAGATACCGCCGGATCAACGCGTCGAGGTCGCTGCGCTCGTCGACCGGACGACCCAACCAGGCCTCGACCGTCGTGAACCTCGATGCGCCGCTCCGGTTCCACAGTCCCCGCGGTGTCGTCTGAACCGTGGGGATGACGTACATCGCGTAGCCGAGCGAATCTGAGTCGACGTCCGGCCACCGCTCCGCGATCGCTTGCACGAGCTCGGCCCGCGTCTTCGGTGACTCCTGGAGCAGCGTGTTCATGAACCCGACGCCCTCGTCGAGATCCATCCCTGCCCGGAGGAGCGTTCTCAGTGGGCTCGAGCCGAAGACGACCTTCTCGATCGCCGGCTGGATGAGCGATCGAAGCGCCAGCGCATCTCGCGCGGTGACGGTGTGCAGCGTCCCCCGGAGCAGCGTCATCCGCACGGCGCGACGATCCGCCATTGCGTCCGACAGGGTTTCGGCGCGGAAGCCGTCGACGCGCGTCCACAACGCGACGTAGGGGTCTCGAGGAACCTGCGCCTGCAACGCAACGAGACGTTCGACGGCGTCGAGCGACCGGATCCGACGGCGGCGCAACAGCATCTGCCGGTCGAGCAGCGCGCGGTTCAGCGCGCGCGGGCCGAGCACGTCGCCCGGCCCGCGACCTCGAGGCAACTGAACTAGACGCGCCGGCGGTACCGGAGGATGGCCAGCGGCGCGAACACCGCCGTGAGCGCGGCCATCCACAACACCGCCTGGATCACCGGCCGCGCCACGGGGAGACCGCCGAGCATGAGGCCCCGTACCGCGTCGATCACCGACGTCAGCGGGTTGGCCTTCACGAACGCCTGGAGCCACCCCGGCATCGTCTCGACGCGCACGAATGCAGTGCTGGCGAACGAGAGAGGCAGGATGATCATGAAGCCCCACGTGTTCACCGACTCGGTCGTCCGGGCGGTGATCCCGATGAACGCCATCGGCCAGCACATCGTGATCCCGAACGCGATGGCCAGGGCGAATGCACCCACCGCGCCGGCGAACCCGCCTCCGAACCGGAACCCGAGCAGCGTCGCGAACGCCGTGATGATCACGACGCTCCACACGATGCGGGCACTGTCCGCGAGGATCCGCCCCCCGATGACGGCCGACCGGCTGATGGGGAGCGACCGGAACCGGTCGATGACGCCACGCTGGAAGTCCACGTTCAGAGCGATCGCCGTGGTGAACGGGAGGAAGGCGAGACCCTGGACGATGATCCCCGGGAGCGCAAACTGCAGGTACTCGCGACTCGAGCTGGCGATCGCGCCGCCGAACACGTAGACGAACAGCGCCAGGAACATCAGCGGCTGGATGGTCATCTCGACGAGCTGCTCGGGCGTGGCCTTGATGTGCAGGAGGTTGCGGCGAGCAATCGTCAGCGTGTTGCGAAGCGCGCTCGTCCGCCCGGTCGACGGGAGGGCAACGGAAACGGCGCTCATGTCGTGCTCCTTTCGTGGTCGTCATCGCGCGGATCGCGCTCGTCCTCGGCCAGGTGTCCGGTGATGGCCAGGAACACCTCGTCAAGGCTGGGACGTCGCAGCGACAGGTCCTCCACGACGATGCCCTCCTCGTCGAGCCGCCGAACGGCTTGCCCGAGCGCGGAGCGCTCCGCGATCGACACCGTCACCAGCTGTCCGTCGTTGTACGCGGCTTCGTCACCCACGGCGAACGACGACAGGATCTTCTCCACGGCGGCGAGGTCGGCCGGATCGACCGGGCGCGCTTCGAGTACCTGCCCGGCGATGCGCATCTTCAGCTGCGCCGGCGTTCCGGCAGCGATCACGCGGCCCTTGTCGATGACGACGATCTCGTCCGCGAGCCGGTCCGCCTCCTCGAGGTACTGCGTGGTGAGGAGCACGGTCGTCCCTTGGGCGACGAGCGTGCGGATCATCCCCCACAGCTCCAGCCGGCTCCGCGGATCGAGTCCCGTCGTCGGCTCGTCCAGGTACAGGAAATGGGGACGCCCGACGAGGCTTGCCGCCAGGTCGAGCCGACGCCGCATGCCACCCGAGTACTGCTTCACGTACTTGCCGGCCGCGTCGGACAGATCGAACGCATCGAGCAGCTCCTTCCCGCGCGCTCGAGCGTCTCGCGTCGACAGTCCGAGCAGCCGCCCGATCATGTACAGGTTCTCTTGGCCGGACAGCAGCTCATCGACCGCCGCGTACTGACCGGTGAGCCCGATCAGCCTCCGCACCTCGCGCGGTTGACGCACCACGTCGTAACCGCCGACCGAGGCCCGTCCGGCCGTCGGTTGGAGCAGCGTCGACAGCACCCTGATCGCGGTGGTCTTGCCGGCTCCGTTCGGACCGAGCAGACCGAACACGCTTCCCTCGCGGGCGACCATGTCGATCCCGTCGAGTGCGCGAACCTTTCCGAAGTCCTTGACCAGACCTTCGGCTTCGATGGCTGATGTCACGGAACCCCTCCTTCGCTCTCTTCGGTTGCAACGCCGCGCGCGACGCCGCTTAGTCCCTCAGACAGGGATCCGTCCCGGAACTCACCGGACCGAAAAGGATCCCGCCACATCGGCACGGACCGTAGAAGGGAATGTGGACGCTTTCGGTCCTGATCCCGAGATATCTTCCCAACGTTCATGACGCGCACGAGAGGATCAAACGTGACGGTGTACGGCGGCTCGCGCCCGGCCACCCGGCTGCTCGCGATGCTGGAGCTGCTCGAGGCCCGCGGACGTGTGAGCGGCCGCGAGCTCGCCGACCGGCTCGAGGTGGATCCGCGGACGGTGCGGCGCTACGCCGTGAAGCTCGTGGAGCTGGGCATCCCGGTGGAAGCCGAGCGCGGCCCATACGGTGGATACCGGCTTCGTCCGGGGTTCAAGCTCCCGCCGCTGATGCTCACCGACGCCGAGGCCACCGCCGTGGTCCTCGGGCTGGTTCTCAGCAAGCGAACGGGCATCTCGATCGACGAGCCGGCCAATGACGAAGCGCTCGCCAAGATCCTCCGCGTCCTTCCGACCGAGCTCCGCGATCGCGTCGGCGCCCTGGAGGGAAGTCTCGGACTCACCTGGAAACCGCGCGAACCACAACCGCCGGCCACGGAAGTTGTCCTGACGCTGGCGTCGTCGATCCGAGCGCGGCGGAAGGTGCTGATCCGTTACGCGACGCCGGGACGTGAGGAGTCGGACCGAACCGTCGCCGCCTACGGCATCGTCTTCCACTTCGCCCGCTGGTACGTGGTCGGCCACGACGACCGGTCGGGCGAGATCCGAACGTTCCGTATCGATCGGATCGTCCGCGCGGAGATGCGTCGGGAGCGGGCGGTGGTCCCGGAGGGATTCGACGCGCCGGACCACGTCGCGAGGTCGATCGCGCAGATCCCGTGGGGGCAGGAGGTCGAAGTGGTGTTCGACACGACGATCCAGGAGGCGAGGCAACGGATCCCGCGCACCGTCGGCGACCCTCAGGAGACCGAGGGCGGTGTGTTGTTGCGGATCCGTTCGGACGACCTCGATGCGGCCGCGCGCTGGCTTGCGGTGTTCGGCTGGCGGTTCACGGTCCGAAAGCCTGCGGAGTTCAAGGTATCGGTCCGGAAGGTCGCCGAGCTGCTCGCAGCGGCGGCGGAATAGGCGGCCTTCAAGGGCCGCCGCTCGGCGAGCCGTTCGACCGCCCGACGCGAGGGATGTATCATCTTGATGTATTCTATGCATTGCATGATACGACATGTGCATCGGATTGGTTGGCTGTGACGGGTGGACAGTTCGTGCTGCAGGCGAGGAGGAGGGCAGGGCTGACGCAGCGTCAGCTGGCGACCAGGGCCGGCCTGAGCCAGCCGCAGATCGCGAGAATCGAGGTCGGGGCCACGGCGCCGTCGTTCGAGCGGGTCGTCGACCTCGTTCGAGCGTGCGATCTGGACCTCGTCGCCTCGATCACGCCAGCGGACGACTCCGACTGGCATGGAGCGCTCGCAAACCTTGCGCTCGACGTTGACGCCCGCGTCCGCCAGCACCAAGCAGCGCTCCGGTTCGCGCGGGCAGGTCGTGCTGCGCTGGAGCGGGCCCGTGCCGGAGCCTGAGCTCGCCCCCGAACGCATGTTGTCGGTCCTCCGGGACCACGGCGTTCGGTACGTTGTCGTCGGGGGGTTTGCCGCGGTGATCCATGGCTCGCCCTACGTCACGGTGGATGTCGACGTCGTGCCGGATCGCTCCGAGGAGAACGTGCGCCGTCTCTCGGACGCGTTGCGCGCGATGAACGCGAAGATCTGGACCGTCAGTGAACCCGAGGGCGTCCCGTTCGGCCACGACAGGAGATCGCTGACCGAGAACAACGTCTGGAACCTGGTGACCGACCACGGCCGGCTCGACATCACGTTCGTCCCCGCGGGCACGACGGGCTACGACGACCTGTCACGTGATGCTGTGCACCTCACGATCCTCGGTGTCGAGACCGCTATCGCTTCGCTCGCCGATGTCATCCGTTCGAAGGAGGCGGCTGATCGCGAGAAAGATCGGCTCGTGCTGCCGGTCCTTCGGCGGATCCTCGAGGAAGGTCCAACGTGACTGCCGAACCCGTGCGTGTGACGCTCGTTCCGCACACGCACTGGGACCGGGAGTGGTACGAGCCGTTCGCGGTTTTCTCGGAGCGGCTCGAGCAGATGATGGACACGTTGCTCGACCTCGCCGCCGACGGGTTCCCGCACTTCCACCTCGACGGACAGACGGCGATGATCGACGACTATCTGGAACGTCGTCCGGAGCGCACCGACGAGCTCGCTGCGCACGTTCGCGACGGTCGCTTGTCGGCGGGACCGTGGGTCGCGCAGATGGATGAGTTCCTCACCTCGGGCGAGTCGCACATCCGCAACCTGGAGATGGGACTCGAACGCGCTCGCGAGCTCGGTCGGGCGCTCGAGGTCGGCTACATGCCCGATCAGTTCGGCCACATCGGGCAGATGCCGCAGATCCTGCGATTGGCGGGCGTCGACCGCGCGATGGTGTGGCGAGGCGTGCCGAGCTCCATCCCGACGTCGACGTTCCGGTGGCAGTCGCCGGACGGAAGCGAGGTCCTGACCGAGTCGCTGCCGGTCGGGTACTCGAGCGGGTGGAAGCTGATGCGCGACGAGGAGCCCCTCGCCAACGTCATGCGCGGCGAGGTCGAACGGCTGTTGCCGTACTCGCGCGATCGGCGCGTCGTGCTGATGGTCGGCTACGACCACTCGGGTCCGGACCCCACGATGCCGGATCGGCTCGCGACCGCCGAGCTACCCGGCGAGCTCGACGTGGCGATCGCCGGCATCGCTGAGCACGTCGGCGCGCTGACGTGGACCGACGAGCTCCCCGTCTGGCGAGGTGAGCTCCGCTCGAGCGCTCGGGCGCACCTGCTGCCGAACGTGTACTCCGCCCGCGTGCAGCAGAAGCGTGAGCGCGGACGCGTCGAAGCACTGATCGAGCGCTACGCCGAGCCGCTGGCGGCGCTCGTTCCCGGTTTCGAGTGGCCCGAGGACGAGCTGCGACGAGCGTGGACGCTCCTGCTGTGGAACGGCGCGCACGACTCGGCGTGCGGGTGCTCGCACGATCAGGTGGCAATCGACGTCGACGCGAGGTTCGCCGAAGCGCGTGAGATCGGGGAGTCGATCGTCGAACGAGCGCTCTCCGCGCTGGGCAAGGAGGTGAGCGGTTCCGGCGTGATCCGGTTCAACCCGTCGCCGTTCGAGCGGGACGGCGTACCGCCGTTCGGGTACGCGGTCACAGATCGCGCCCCCGGGTTGCCGTTCGCGGGCATCTCCCTCGAACCGCTCGCGGACGGCTCCGGAGTGTCCGTGGACGGAACGCCGGTGCGGTTGTTCGACGAGCCGGACGTCGGAGACCTCTACAACTGGTGTCCCGCCGAAAGGGATCATCGTCGGTCACCGCCGACCAGCGTCGTGGTCGAGGGCCGGGCGTTCGAGGCCGAATGGGACGGGCTCCGCGTCGACGTGCGTGTCTCGCGACGCGCTGATGAGCCGTTCTTCCGGCTCGAGGGCGTCATCCAGAACGAACGGGAGGACCATCGGCTGCGTCTTCACATCGAACTGCCAGACACGACCGATCGCGCCGTCGCCGGTGCTCCATTCGAGCTCGTCGACCGTCCGCTCGTCGGCGAGGGGAGCTCGATCGAGACGGCCTCGCCCACGTGGCCGGCGCGGCACGTGGTCATGGCTTCGCAGACGGCCGTGTTCGGCGAGGGCGTGTTCGAGTACGAGGTCGTCGACGGGCGAGAGCTCGCCGTCACGCTCCTCCGATGCGTCGGCGCGATCAGCAAGGAGAAGCTCGCCACGCGACCGTGGCCGGCCGGCCCGGGAACGCCCACGCCGAACGCGCAGATGATCGGGAAGACGGAGTTCGTCCTCGGCGTCTGGCCTGACGCCGAGCACGACGGACTGTTGCGCAACTGGGAGCGGTTCGCGCTGGCCCTTGTTGTTGCGCCTGCGCGCGCCGATGGTGATCGACCGCAGTCCGGTTCGCTCCTGCCCATCGACGGCGACATCGAGCTGTCGAACGTTCGCCGTCGAGAGGGTCAGCTCATTTTGACTGTGTGGAACCGTCGCCTGGACCGCTCCGTCGATGTCGTCGTCGGAGACGACCGACACGAGATCGGGCCGGCCAAGATCGCCTTGGTCCCGTTCTAGCGCTGGCCAGCCCTTGCTGGGCCGCAGACCGTGCTCGGTAGTGTCTGCTGTATGCGACACGGACCGAAACCCCCCGATGGCTTCACGGTGCGCGCTCCCACACCGGACGACGCGGCGGCCATCGCCGAGATCATCAACGAGGTCACGACAGCCGAAGCGGGATTCCCCTGGACCACGACGGAGGAGACGCGCGACGAGCTGACAATGCCGCGCGACGATGCAACGCCGCTGGATGTGATCCTCGTCGAGGGTGCCGGTTCGTTCGCCGGCTACCTGCAAGTAGAGAAGTGGGACACGAGCGAGTTCCAACTCACCGCTTTCGTGCGACCTCGTTTCTGGGGGCAGGGCATGAGCGCGTGGCTCATCCAGCGCGGCGAGATAGATGTCTTCGCGCGAGCAGGCGGGCCAGGGTCGGGCGTCGTTACGTGGGTCGCGCGCTTCGCCGGCAATGAGCCCGCCGCGCGACTCTTTCGGGCGCTCGGCTACATGTACGAGCGAACGTTCTGGAAGATGCGCATCGAGCTTTCCGCTGCCTTCGGGAGCAGCACGACGCCCGACGGGATCCAGATCCGAACGTTCGAGCGCGCCGCGGATGAACGCCGCGTTTACGACGCGATCGCGGAGGCCTTCGCCGATCACTGGGGTTCGTGGTCGGAGACGTTCGACCATTTCCAACGGTCTCGCATCGACGGGGAAGGCGCCCGGTTCGACGCCACGCTGTGGTTCGTCGCCGTCGGCGGTGACGAAATAGTCGGTGCCGCATGCTGCTCAGCGTCTACGCCGCGAGCGGAAGACACGGGGGAGGTGAACCTCCTCGGTGTGCGGAGGCCGTGGCGCCGACGAGGCATCGGCCTCGCGCTCCTCCGAGCTGCCTTCGCCGAGATTCGGCGACGCGGCATCGCGCGATGCGAGCTTGGCGTCGACGCCGAGAACCCAACCGGTGCGACGCGCTTGTACGAACGCGCAGGGATGCACGTGGCGTACAGCTGGGACCTATGGAAGAAGGGCTCGTGACCGCGAGCAGGTCGTTCGGGGACTAGGAAAGCCGCGCCGCGCGCAGCGCGAGGTACCGCTGTTCTGGAACGCTTGCGGTCATCCTCGCTGCGCCCAGATACGACTCGCGCGCCGCAGCGACGTCGCCGGCGATCTCCAGCAGATGCGCTCGCACGGCCTCGAGTCGATGCGTGTGGGCCATGCGGTCGTCCGAGTCGAGCGTTCCCAGCAGCGCGAGTCCGGCGCGTGGTCCGTGCACCATGGCCAGGGCGACGGCGCGATTCAGCGTGACGATCGGCCCCGGCGAAACGCGTTCGAGTACTTCGTACAGGGCCAGGATCTGCGGCCAGTTGGTCTCCTCGGCCGCTGCCGCTTCGTCGTGCACAGCTGCGATCGCCGCTTGAACCTGGTACGGCCCGAGCGGCGCCGTTCCGAGCGTTCGGCTGAGGAGCGCCACGCCCTCGTCGATCTGCGTTCGATCCCAACGGTCGCGGCGCTGCTCGGCGAGCGGCACGATCATGCCGTCCTGGTCCGTTCGCGCGTCTCGCCTCGCGTCGGTGAGCGACATGAGCGCGAGCAGCCCCGACACCTCGGCCTCGCCTGGAACGAGACGGTGGAGCATCCGCGTCAGCCGGATCGCTTCGGCGGTGAGGTCGCCGCGTTGCAGCTCCGGACCGCCGCTCGTCGTGTAGCCCTCGTTGAAGATCAGGTAGAGCACCTGCATGACCACGCGGAGCCGCTCGGCCCGTTCGCTCTCCGGCGGAAGGTCGAACCGCAAGCCCGCGTCCCTGATGCTCTGCTTCGCGCGGCTGATCCGCCGCGCCATCGTCGCCTCGGGGACGAGGAACGCGTTTGCGATCTCGGCGGTGGTGAGCCCGCCGACCGCGCGCAACGTCAGCGCGAGCTGTGACGGCGCGGAGAGCGATGGGTGGCAGCACATGAACAGCAACGTGAGCGTCTCGTCCTCGGCGGGGGCGTCGGATAGGGCCACGGGAAGCTCGAGCGTCGCGACGTTCTGCTCGCGACGCCGTCGCGCGCTCTCGCTCCGCCACTCGTCGACCAAACGCCGAGAGGCGACGGTGGAGAGCCACGCTCGCGGGTCATCGGGAACGCCGTTCGTCGGCCAGCGCTGCGCCGCCGCGACGAGTGCTTCCTGCACGGCGTCCTCGGCCGCGTCGAACTGACCGTACCGGCGTACCAACGCGCCGAGGACCTGCGGCGCGAGATCACGCAGCAGGTCCTCGAAGCCGTTCATCGATCGCACGCTTAGGCGGCGTCCGCGGCACGCTCCAGCGTTGCGATGTGGATCTTCTGCATCTTGAGCATCGCCTCCATCGCTCGCTGCGAGCGCCCAGGGTCTGGGTCTCCGAGCAGTTCCATCAAGCGGTTCGGGATGATCTGCCACGAGAGTCCGTACTTGTCCTCCAGCCATCCGCACTGACTCTCCTCGCCGCCGTCCTTCGTGAACGTGTCCCACAGGTGATCGACTTCCGCTTGCGTTTCGCACGGGACGAGGAAGGAGATCGCCTCGGTGAACGCGAACTGCGGCCCGCCGTTCAGCGCGACGAACTCGAGCCCGTCGAGCTCGAAGTTCACGGTCATCGCGGTTCCGGGCTTGCCCGGTCCCGCCTCGCCGTAGCGTGCAACGTTCAATACCTTCGACGCCGCGTGCGTTCCGGGGCGGTTGTTGAACACCTCGACGTAGAAGTTGGCGGCCTCCTCGGCCTGGTCGTTGAACCACAGGTATGGGTTGATCCTCTGCATCGGACTCCTCCTCAGCTCGTGTAGTCCTCTGGGGGTGCGTCGGCGACCCGACGCACCTCGATCGGCTCCTCGATGGTGGCGACGATCCGCGAGGCGATCTCCATCGCCCGCTCGTCGGTCGCGTCGACGATGAAGTAGCCCGCGAGCGACTCCTTCGCCTCGGCGAACGGCCCGTCGGTCGGGATCGGAGCACCTTCCTGGAACCTGACCGTCGTCGCCTGGCTCGGGTCGACGAGCCCCTGGCTGTCCACGAGCTCCCCGGACTCCTCGAGCTCGCGGTTGAGGTCCTTCATGAACGCGATCATGTTGCGGATCCACTCAGGGGTCTTCGTCTCCACCATGTTGTTCTGGTCGCCGAACATCATGATCATGTACTTCACGGCGTCTCCCTCCGTCGTTTGGGACCGCCCGCAGGCTCCCCCTTTCGCGCCAGTCGCTCCGATGTCGCCCTTCCGCTATGTGGTCGGAGCCGGGGTACCCGGTTCGACATGCCGCCGGGGAAAACTAGAGCTCTGGGTGAGCGGCCGTTCCCTGTCAGCGTTCAGCTGAGCTGCTGGCCAGTGCGACGATGATCCCCTCGGGGCCGCGGACGTAACAGAGCCGATATTGGTCGTCGTACTGCACCACCTCGCCAATGAGCTCGGCGCCGTGGTTGCGCAGGCGGCCGAGGACGTCATCGATGTCGTCGACGGCGAACATGATGCGACGGATGCCCAGCGTGTTCACCGGCGCGTCTTCTGGCTCGGCCCTGACCGCCGTCGGCGTGTGGAACTTGTCAAGCTCGAGCCGCCCGTGACCGTCGGGGGTCCGCATCATAGCTATGTCGCTTCTGACGCCGTCGAGCCCGACGACGCGGTCGACCGACCGTCCCTCGACGGTCGCCTCGCCCTCGAGCTCCATACCAAGTTCGACGAAGAACGCGATCGCGGCCTCGAGGTCGTCGACAACGAGGAGGACGTTGTCCATCCGCTGAAGCGTCATGTCCCCGAGTCTAGGGTCGGATGCGCGATGTCAGTCGGGGGACACCCGCCCTTGCTCTTGCGACCGCGCGGACTCCGCGGAAGGATGCGGCCGTGAACCGCCCAGATCCGCCCGTGGAACGGCGAAATCGCGCGGTATCGGCGATCGTGATCCTTGCCGTTATCGGCACCGGCGCGAGCGTCTACGGGTTGTCCAGAGTGTTCGCGCCCGCGGCAGCGACGGGGCTCGCGGAGGAGGGCGTCACGCCGACTCCCGCTCCAACGCCGGCGGTCTGGTGCGAGCGCACGAGCGTCGAGGCCGACCTGAATGGCGACGGCGCCCTCGACTTGATCACGGTCTACGGCACACAGAACTGCGACCGCAAGGACGTCGCGCCGGGCATGTATGAGGTTCGCGTCGACATGGGAGCCGGGTTCGACGGGGCACCGACGATCTCACGCGATCTTCCGGAGTGCAGCCATGAATGGCTCTGCCGGGTCTTCTCGGCCCCCGACGTGAACGGCGACGGCCGCTCGGAGGTGGCGATCCAAAGCCGGGCGGGCGTGTCGACCGTGATCTTCTCGCTCTACCGGTTCGACCAAACCACCGGCCTCGAGCGGCTCGTCGTCGCCGCGCCTGGAGACCCGTGGCACGACGAGTTCGGAATCGCGGCTGGCGCGGACGATTTCGTGTGGTACGGGTCGGTCACGCACCTCCACTGGATGTCGTGCGACGAGGACCCCGACCACGGGCTCGCGGTGATGACAGCGGTACGGCCCGAGGATGACCCATCCCGCTACGACGTGCACGGCACGGTGTTGCGCCTCGAACGTTCGATGCTCGTGCCCGAGTTCAGCTGGGACGAGTCGGTGGACGAGCGTGACTTCGAGATGTCCGAGGGCTTTTGCGGAGCTCGAATCGGAACCGCGCTATCGGGTTAGGCCGCGTCCGGTCCTCGATTAGTGCGGGGAGTCATCCTTCATTCGACGATCGTCCACCTTGCGAACGTCGGCTCTTGCTCGCATCGTGGATACAGTGCGTCAACGAAGGTCTTGACCGCATC from Actinomycetota bacterium includes these protein-coding regions:
- a CDS encoding adenylate/guanylate cyclase domain-containing protein, with amino-acid sequence MPSNPRCKLCKAPFSAPGALILRRYGFTPWEKNPNICGRCFRGIATQAKACPAPDDASDVRGADVEVSMLFADVRGSSKLAREMPVFEFTRLMNRFYKVSREVLVEHDAIIEKFVGDAVVGLFVPFLAGGDHARKAFEAADALLRATGHGSADAPWVPLGAGVHTGTAFVGIVGSANASDFTALGDPVNIAAHLASQAAIGEILITTEAAAAASLPGDGFERRSVLLKGHPMDALVVGPTAEVP
- a CDS encoding nitroreductase family protein; this translates as METWDALRARRNVRRYADRAIEEKDLDRILEAARRAPSSMNGQPWDFVVVTDRERLQQLADIWKYASHVAYSAATVALVVPVTEPGEDRDLINYDLGQATMSIMLAAADLGIGSGHASVGDQDLARRILDLPADRECPVLVALGYPDDRPLSPISRPNRRATVDVVHKETW
- a CDS encoding winged helix DNA-binding domain-containing protein produces the protein MLGPRALNRALLDRQMLLRRRRIRSLDAVERLVALQAQVPRDPYVALWTRVDGFRAETLSDAMADRRAVRMTLLRGTLHTVTARDALALRSLIQPAIEKVVFGSSPLRTLLRAGMDLDEGVGFMNTLLQESPKTRAELVQAIAERWPDVDSDSLGYAMYVIPTVQTTPRGLWNRSGASRFTTVEAWLGRPVDERSDLDALIRRYLAAFGPATVADAQYWSGLTRLGVAFEQMRSSLRTFVDENGRELFDLPSARRPNVDTPAPVRFLPEYDNVVIGHKDRTRIVGPGTARWTEVGWGIVLVGGLTSARWILERERDAATLRIEPFRRLTRGERAEVADEGDRLAGFLTDGQRTHDVRIAAPA
- a CDS encoding ABC transporter permease, producing MSAVSVALPSTGRTSALRNTLTIARRNLLHIKATPEQLVEMTIQPLMFLALFVYVFGGAIASSSREYLQFALPGIIVQGLAFLPFTTAIALNVDFQRGVIDRFRSLPISRSAVIGGRILADSARIVWSVVIITAFATLLGFRFGGGFAGAVGAFALAIAFGITMCWPMAFIGITARTTESVNTWGFMIILPLSFASTAFVRVETMPGWLQAFVKANPLTSVIDAVRGLMLGGLPVARPVIQAVLWMAALTAVFAPLAILRYRRRV
- a CDS encoding ATP-binding cassette domain-containing protein → MTSAIEAEGLVKDFGKVRALDGIDMVAREGSVFGLLGPNGAGKTTAIRVLSTLLQPTAGRASVGGYDVVRQPREVRRLIGLTGQYAAVDELLSGQENLYMIGRLLGLSTRDARARGKELLDAFDLSDAAGKYVKQYSGGMRRRLDLAASLVGRPHFLYLDEPTTGLDPRSRLELWGMIRTLVAQGTTVLLTTQYLEEADRLADEIVVIDKGRVIAAGTPAQLKMRIAGQVLEARPVDPADLAAVEKILSSFAVGDEAAYNDGQLVTVSIAERSALGQAVRRLDEEGIVVEDLSLRRPSLDEVFLAITGHLAEDERDPRDDDHERSTT
- a CDS encoding YafY family protein, with the protein product MTVYGGSRPATRLLAMLELLEARGRVSGRELADRLEVDPRTVRRYAVKLVELGIPVEAERGPYGGYRLRPGFKLPPLMLTDAEATAVVLGLVLSKRTGISIDEPANDEALAKILRVLPTELRDRVGALEGSLGLTWKPREPQPPATEVVLTLASSIRARRKVLIRYATPGREESDRTVAAYGIVFHFARWYVVGHDDRSGEIRTFRIDRIVRAEMRRERAVVPEGFDAPDHVARSIAQIPWGQEVEVVFDTTIQEARQRIPRTVGDPQETEGGVLLRIRSDDLDAAARWLAVFGWRFTVRKPAEFKVSVRKVAELLAAAAE
- a CDS encoding helix-turn-helix domain-containing protein translates to MTGGQFVLQARRRAGLTQRQLATRAGLSQPQIARIEVGATAPSFERVVDLVRACDLDLVASITPADDSDWHGALANLALDVDARVRQHQAALRFARAGRAALERARAGA
- a CDS encoding GNAT family N-acetyltransferase — encoded protein: MRAPTPDDAAAIAEIINEVTTAEAGFPWTTTEETRDELTMPRDDATPLDVILVEGAGSFAGYLQVEKWDTSEFQLTAFVRPRFWGQGMSAWLIQRGEIDVFARAGGPGSGVVTWVARFAGNEPAARLFRALGYMYERTFWKMRIELSAAFGSSTTPDGIQIRTFERAADERRVYDAIAEAFADHWGSWSETFDHFQRSRIDGEGARFDATLWFVAVGGDEIVGAACCSASTPRAEDTGEVNLLGVRRPWRRRGIGLALLRAAFAEIRRRGIARCELGVDAENPTGATRLYERAGMHVAYSWDLWKKGS